A single genomic interval of Novosphingobium ginsenosidimutans harbors:
- a CDS encoding electron transfer flavoprotein subunit beta/FixA family protein has product MKALVCVKRVIDYNVKPRVKSDGSGVDLANVKMSMNPFDEIAVEEAIRLKEKGVVTEIVAVSVGPAKAQETLRTALAMGADRAVLVQVDDGVEVEPLAVAKIIKGVAEEEQPGLIITGKQAIDDDSNQVGQMVAALMGRPQGTFANEVTVEGDSVVVKREIDGGLETVKLALPAVVTTDLRLNEPRYASLPNIMKAKSKPLATKAPADYGVDIAPRLKTLKVSEPPVRSAGIKVADVDALVAKLKEMGVA; this is encoded by the coding sequence ATGAAGGCCCTGGTCTGCGTGAAGCGCGTGATCGACTACAACGTGAAGCCGCGGGTAAAATCCGACGGCAGCGGTGTTGATCTCGCCAATGTGAAGATGAGCATGAACCCGTTCGACGAGATCGCGGTTGAGGAAGCCATTCGCCTGAAGGAAAAGGGCGTGGTGACCGAGATTGTGGCGGTGTCGGTCGGTCCAGCCAAGGCCCAGGAAACGCTGCGCACCGCGCTGGCGATGGGTGCGGACCGGGCGGTGCTGGTCCAGGTCGATGACGGGGTCGAGGTGGAACCACTCGCGGTTGCCAAGATCATCAAGGGCGTGGCCGAGGAAGAGCAGCCTGGCCTGATCATCACCGGCAAGCAGGCGATCGACGACGATTCGAACCAGGTCGGCCAGATGGTCGCGGCGCTGATGGGCCGCCCGCAGGGGACCTTCGCCAACGAAGTCACCGTGGAAGGCGATTCGGTCGTCGTGAAGCGCGAGATCGACGGCGGTCTGGAAACGGTGAAGCTGGCCCTGCCGGCCGTGGTCACCACCGACCTGCGCCTCAACGAGCCGCGCTATGCCTCGCTGCCGAACATCATGAAGGCCAAGTCGAAGCCGCTCGCCACCAAGGCACCGGCCGACTACGGCGTAGACATCGCGCCGCGCCTCAAGACCCTCAAGGTCAGCGAACCGCCGGTGCGCAGCGCCGGCATCAAGGTGGCAGACGTGGACGCCCTCGTCGCCAAGCTCAAGGAAATGGGAGTCGCCTGA
- the sucC gene encoding ADP-forming succinate--CoA ligase subunit beta, with the protein MNIHEYQAKELLAKFGVAVPKGIPAMSVEEAVAAAKQLPGPLYVVKAQIHAGGRGKGKFKELGPDAKGGVRLAKSLAEVEAHAREMLGNTLVTVQTGEAGKQVNRLYITDGVDIGKEFYLALLVDRATSRIAVVASTEGGMNIEDVAHETPEKIHTVTIDPATGLMPHHGRVVAKALGLSGDLARQAQAILAGLYAAFLGTDAEQIEINPLAVCPTPEGNKLYVLDAKVGFDGNAMFRHKDLLELRDTTEEDPAELEASEFDLAYIKLDGNIGCMVNGAGLAMATMDIIKLNGEFPANFLDVGGGASKEKVTAAFKIILKDPAVKGILVNIFGGIMKCDIIADGIVAAAKEVNLSVPLVVRLEGTNVQQGKDILANSGLPIVPANDLGDAAKKIVAEVRAVA; encoded by the coding sequence ATGAACATTCACGAATACCAGGCCAAGGAACTGCTCGCGAAGTTCGGCGTTGCCGTGCCCAAGGGCATTCCGGCCATGTCGGTGGAAGAGGCGGTTGCCGCCGCCAAGCAGCTCCCCGGGCCGCTTTATGTCGTGAAGGCCCAGATCCATGCCGGCGGACGCGGCAAGGGCAAGTTCAAGGAACTCGGCCCCGATGCCAAAGGCGGCGTGCGCCTGGCCAAGAGCCTTGCGGAAGTGGAAGCCCACGCGCGTGAAATGCTCGGCAATACCCTGGTCACCGTGCAGACCGGCGAAGCCGGCAAGCAGGTCAACCGCCTCTACATCACCGACGGCGTGGATATCGGCAAGGAGTTCTACCTCGCGCTGCTGGTCGATCGTGCCACCAGCAGGATCGCCGTAGTCGCCTCGACCGAAGGCGGCATGAACATCGAAGATGTCGCGCACGAGACACCCGAAAAGATCCACACCGTGACGATCGATCCGGCCACCGGCCTGATGCCGCACCACGGCCGCGTCGTTGCCAAGGCGCTGGGCCTGTCGGGTGATCTCGCCAGGCAGGCGCAGGCGATCCTTGCGGGTCTCTACGCTGCATTCCTGGGGACTGATGCCGAGCAGATCGAGATCAACCCGCTGGCCGTCTGCCCGACTCCGGAGGGCAACAAGCTTTATGTCCTCGACGCCAAGGTCGGCTTCGACGGCAATGCCATGTTCCGCCACAAGGACCTGCTGGAACTGCGCGACACCACCGAAGAAGATCCGGCTGAGCTCGAAGCCAGCGAATTCGATCTGGCCTACATCAAGCTCGACGGGAACATCGGCTGCATGGTTAATGGCGCGGGCCTGGCCATGGCGACGATGGACATCATCAAGCTGAACGGCGAATTTCCGGCCAACTTCCTCGACGTCGGGGGCGGTGCTTCGAAGGAAAAGGTCACGGCCGCCTTCAAAATCATCCTCAAGGACCCGGCGGTGAAGGGCATTCTCGTCAATATCTTTGGCGGGATCATGAAGTGCGACATCATCGCCGACGGTATTGTCGCTGCGGCCAAGGAAGTGAACCTCTCGGTGCCGCTGGTGGTTCGCCTCGAAGGTACCAACGTCCAGCAGGGCAAGGACATCCTGGCCAATTCGGGCCTGCCGATCGTCCCCGCCAACGATCTGGGCGATGCCGCGAAGAAGATTGTCGCCGAAGTCCGCGCGGTAGCCTGA
- a CDS encoding 3'(2'),5'-bisphosphate nucleotidase CysQ produces the protein MIDRARLEDIVREAGRIALGRWPGHGHALESWEKDPGSPVSEADLAVDVFLKRELAALLPSAGWLSEETIDAPERLDGGLLWLVDPIDGTRDYIRGRPGWAVSVALVSSGRPLLGLLCAPARDELWSAEAGQGAWRNGVKLAASRRTEFPGSRVPADTLPKSDLDLVPVERPNSIALRIAMVAADEADLVATLRWGFEWDIGAAALIAREAGAAVSDAFGEPLNYNKRDPRDFGVLVSAPDIHAAAVERLADRARALAG, from the coding sequence ATGATCGACCGCGCCCGCCTTGAAGACATTGTCCGCGAAGCCGGGCGGATTGCGCTCGGTCGATGGCCGGGGCATGGCCATGCGCTGGAAAGCTGGGAAAAAGATCCCGGCAGCCCGGTCAGCGAGGCCGACCTAGCGGTCGACGTGTTCCTAAAGCGCGAACTCGCGGCGCTGTTGCCCTCGGCCGGCTGGCTCTCGGAAGAGACGATCGATGCGCCCGAGCGGCTTGATGGCGGTCTGCTTTGGTTGGTCGATCCGATTGACGGAACGCGCGACTACATCCGCGGCCGGCCCGGCTGGGCGGTTTCGGTTGCGCTGGTCAGTTCGGGCCGGCCCTTGCTCGGCCTGCTCTGCGCGCCGGCGCGGGACGAGCTGTGGTCGGCCGAGGCAGGGCAGGGGGCCTGGCGCAACGGGGTGAAGCTGGCCGCCAGCCGCCGGACCGAGTTTCCCGGTTCACGCGTGCCGGCTGATACCCTGCCGAAAAGCGATCTCGATTTGGTCCCGGTTGAGCGGCCCAATTCGATCGCGTTGCGGATTGCGATGGTCGCGGCAGACGAAGCCGATCTGGTTGCGACGCTGCGCTGGGGTTTTGAATGGGATATCGGTGCCGCCGCCCTGATCGCGCGCGAAGCGGGTGCGGCGGTCAGCGATGCCTTTGGCGAACCGCTAAACTACAACAAGCGCGATCCGCGGGATTTCGGCGTGCTGGTATCGGCGCCCGATATCCACGCCGCCGCGGTCGAGCGCCTAGCCGACCGGGCCAGGGCGCTCGCCGGTTAG
- a CDS encoding OmpA family protein produces the protein MKKSRLLISAFAAFSLVTVSGCVTDPNTGEKKVSRTAIGGAGGALAGLLLGGLIGGKTGRIVGAGIGGIAGAAVGYTMDKQIKELKEQTAGSGVDVTETDNGSAILVNLPDGVTFDVASYTLKPTFRTTLDQVAESLIRYPNSLIDVYGHTDSTGSDAYNQTLSENRARTVAGYLQSRGVPAARIRSQGFGETMPIADNATEAGRTKNRRVEIKIVPVTQEDVQAARAGQ, from the coding sequence ATGAAGAAGTCCCGCCTGCTGATTTCAGCTTTCGCCGCATTCTCGCTCGTTACCGTGTCGGGCTGCGTTACCGATCCCAACACCGGCGAGAAGAAGGTCTCGCGCACCGCAATCGGCGGTGCAGGCGGCGCGCTCGCCGGCTTGCTGCTGGGCGGCCTGATCGGCGGCAAGACAGGGCGCATCGTTGGCGCCGGGATCGGCGGCATCGCCGGGGCTGCAGTCGGCTACACGATGGACAAGCAGATCAAGGAACTGAAGGAGCAGACCGCCGGCTCCGGCGTCGACGTGACCGAGACTGACAATGGTTCGGCAATCCTGGTCAACCTGCCCGATGGCGTGACTTTCGATGTCGCCAGCTACACACTCAAGCCGACCTTCCGCACCACGCTGGACCAAGTGGCCGAAAGCCTGATCAGGTATCCCAACAGCCTGATCGATGTTTACGGTCACACCGATTCGACCGGATCGGACGCCTATAACCAGACTCTGTCCGAAAACCGCGCCCGCACTGTCGCGGGCTACCTGCAGTCGCGCGGCGTGCCGGCAGCGCGGATCCGCAGCCAGGGTTTTGGGGAAACGATGCCGATTGCGGACAACGCCACCGAGGCGGGCCGGACCAAGAACCGCCGGGTCGAGATCAAGATCGTACCGGTGACCCAGGAAGACGTGCAGGCCGCCCGCGCCGGCCAGTAA
- a CDS encoding hemolysin family protein, translated as MTPFPWTDVAIIAGLILLNGLFSMSELAIVSARPARLKVQAERGHAGAKMALLLASDPGKFLSTVQIGITLVGIIAGAYSGASLGGPTGERLAMLGVPERYADVSGFALVIALTTYFSLVVGELVPKQVALRAAEPIAMLAALPMAIVARVTAPFVWLLDRSSALLLRLMGVRHGGEAGVTAEELHMIFAEATRSGAIEEDERQIMTGIMKLADRPVRELMTPRTELDTIDRRASEDEIRTAIKGSPHSLLPVADGSPDNIVGVVKVRDVQALLLAGKRVQIARVMKKAEVVPDQLDAMDALRILQQSGVSMALVHDEYGHLEGVVTPADLLEAIVGSFASHADAGDDPHVVTREDGTLLVAGALPADALAERLGIDLPDDRDFATAAGFALWVMKKLPHEGEHFTEQGWRFEVVDMDGRKIDKLLVSQVVEQD; from the coding sequence GTGACACCCTTTCCCTGGACCGACGTAGCTATCATTGCAGGGCTGATCCTGCTCAACGGCTTGTTCTCGATGTCCGAGCTGGCGATCGTTTCAGCGCGCCCGGCTCGGCTGAAGGTCCAGGCCGAGCGCGGCCATGCCGGGGCGAAGATGGCGCTGCTGCTTGCTTCCGATCCGGGCAAGTTCCTCTCGACTGTGCAGATCGGGATCACCCTGGTCGGGATCATCGCCGGGGCCTATTCGGGCGCCAGCCTGGGCGGGCCGACCGGTGAGCGGCTGGCCATGCTAGGCGTTCCCGAACGCTACGCCGATGTTTCCGGCTTTGCCCTGGTCATCGCGCTGACTACCTACTTCAGCCTGGTGGTGGGCGAACTGGTGCCGAAGCAGGTGGCGCTGCGCGCGGCCGAGCCGATTGCCATGCTGGCCGCCTTGCCAATGGCGATCGTGGCGCGGGTGACGGCGCCGTTTGTCTGGCTGCTTGATCGCTCTTCCGCCTTGCTGCTGCGCCTGATGGGCGTGCGCCATGGCGGCGAGGCCGGGGTGACCGCCGAAGAGCTGCACATGATCTTCGCCGAGGCGACCCGTTCTGGCGCGATCGAAGAGGACGAACGGCAGATCATGACCGGGATCATGAAGCTCGCCGACCGCCCGGTGCGCGAACTGATGACGCCGCGGACCGAGCTCGACACGATCGATCGCCGTGCCAGCGAGGACGAAATTCGCACCGCGATCAAGGGCAGCCCGCACTCGCTTCTGCCGGTCGCCGATGGCTCGCCCGACAATATCGTTGGCGTGGTCAAGGTCCGCGATGTCCAGGCGCTGCTGCTTGCCGGCAAGCGGGTCCAGATCGCGCGGGTAATGAAGAAGGCCGAGGTGGTACCCGACCAGCTTGATGCGATGGACGCACTGCGCATCCTGCAGCAATCGGGGGTATCGATGGCGCTGGTCCATGACGAGTATGGCCACCTCGAAGGCGTGGTGACTCCGGCGGACTTGCTCGAGGCGATTGTCGGCAGCTTTGCCAGCCATGCCGACGCAGGCGACGATCCGCATGTGGTGACGCGCGAGGATGGTACGCTGCTGGTGGCAGGCGCGCTGCCGGCTGATGCCCTGGCAGAGCGGCTGGGGATCGACCTGCCCGATGACCGTGACTTCGCCACTGCCGCAGGCTTCGCGCTTTGGGTGATGAAGAAGCTGCCGCATGAAGGCGAGCACTTCACCGAGCAAGGCTGGCGTTTCGAAGTGGTCGATATGGACGGCCGCAAGATCGACAAGCTGCTGGTCAGCCAGGTCGTGGAGCAGGATTGA
- a CDS encoding DUF3035 domain-containing protein: MRKYLASKSMVLAVIGSATLLSGCGSTGLFNRDRPDEFAVQRQAPLVIPPDFALTPPAPGAPRPSDRSAAQQAQDALFGPPAPRSSIETTAGNRAGTAAASIRSTVGDPKTNTVAKGDVTRDIIAAPQGDGREAQAVIGG; encoded by the coding sequence ATGCGCAAGTACTTGGCCAGCAAATCGATGGTTTTGGCCGTAATTGGCTCCGCCACGCTCCTCTCGGGCTGCGGCAGCACCGGCCTGTTCAACCGTGACCGGCCTGACGAGTTTGCCGTGCAGCGCCAGGCACCGCTGGTGATCCCGCCCGATTTCGCCCTGACGCCGCCGGCCCCCGGCGCGCCGCGTCCGTCGGACCGCAGCGCCGCCCAGCAGGCGCAGGACGCACTGTTTGGCCCGCCTGCGCCGCGCAGCAGCATCGAAACCACCGCCGGCAACCGCGCCGGGACGGCCGCCGCCTCGATCCGCTCGACCGTTGGCGATCCCAAGACCAACACAGTCGCCAAGGGTGACGTGACCCGCGACATCATCGCCGCCCCGCAGGGCGACGGGCGCGAGGCACAGGCCGTTATCGGCGGCTGA
- the lspA gene encoding signal peptidase II: MSQLFTRNRLIGLILAAVIYALDQWIKYHVTWTLRLPEKGKIDLLPFFDLTWVENYGVSLGMLTAQSMEMRWGLVALTSVIALVVFVWIMREKAFADILGLSLVLGGAAGNIDDRMNFGFVVDYADFHIGDFRPFLVFNLADAAITIGVLIILARSFLIREKAEQKSDAGAPVTEN; this comes from the coding sequence ATGAGCCAGCTGTTCACCCGCAACCGCCTGATCGGCCTGATCCTGGCGGCAGTGATCTACGCCCTGGACCAGTGGATCAAGTACCACGTCACCTGGACGCTCCGCCTGCCGGAAAAGGGCAAGATTGACCTGCTGCCGTTCTTCGACCTGACCTGGGTGGAGAATTATGGCGTCTCGCTCGGCATGCTGACCGCGCAATCGATGGAGATGCGCTGGGGGCTGGTGGCGCTGACCAGTGTGATTGCATTGGTCGTGTTCGTGTGGATCATGCGCGAGAAGGCCTTTGCCGATATCCTGGGCCTGTCGCTGGTCCTGGGCGGGGCGGCCGGCAATATCGACGATCGGATGAACTTCGGCTTCGTGGTCGACTATGCCGATTTCCACATCGGTGATTTCCGGCCATTCCTGGTCTTCAACCTGGCCGATGCGGCGATCACCATCGGCGTCCTGATTATCCTTGCCCGTTCGTTCCTGATCCGCGAAAAGGCGGAACAGAAAAGCGATGCGGGTGCTCCCGTGACGGAGAATTGA
- the ileS gene encoding isoleucine--tRNA ligase — MTEKRDYRDTVFLPKTEFPMKAGLPQKEPGIQARWEAEKLYEQLRDARRGRPKFMYHDGPPYANGDMHIGHALNHTIKDMVCRTQNLLGKDAPYVPGWDCHGLPIEWKVEEQYRKAKKNKDEVPLLEFRAECRAYAQHWVDVQRGQLKRLGVMADWDNPYLTMQPESEATIVAELLKFAESGQLYRGAKPVMWSPVEKTALAEAEVEYEDITSTQIDVAFEIVESTIPELVGAHAVIWTTTPWTIPVNQAVAYGPEVEYRLCRKRNYDGRQYLVGLELMAAFGARIGDELIPVKALKGSDLAGTVARHPMHHLGGFFAEPRPLLPGDFVTIDSGTGLVHMAPDHGEDDFELCKAHGLNPKFAVEGDGKYREDWGWLGGQGSVINPKFNAPDGPICADLREIGCLLAASADYQHSYPHSWRSKAKVIYRCTPQWFVPMDQPLAYGRTLRETALSEIERVQFTPEKGRNRIGSMVAGRPDWVLSRQRAWGVPMTLFVNRKSGDYLVDPEVNAAIIAAVRAEGMDAWTPDTAHRFLEGKYDPSEWEPVADILDVWFDSGASHAYVLDSGRWPDLSWPADIYVEGSDQHRGWFQSSLLESCATRGRAPYDRILTHGFTMDAKGMKMSKSLGNTIDPIKVMETYGADIIRLWALTVDFTEDHRIGDEILKGVSDQYRKLRNTFRYLLGALDGYDHAAEGVEVAQMPELERYMLGQLKRLDSTIRAAIDSYDFNEYTRALTDFCNEDLSAFFFDIRKDRLYCDDPAGIERRAYRTVLDILFQALVRYAAPVLVFTSEEVWATRFPDRGSVHLQELHELPEEWLDDALAERFAALRALRGQVLEAIEPLRREKVLGSGLEAEVTVPADAPEGDLAELFITAKVTRGQGGGVTVTRTSDHKCGRCWRHLPDVAEDGDLCGRCESVVGA; from the coding sequence ATGACTGAGAAGCGCGACTACCGAGACACCGTCTTCCTGCCGAAGACCGAGTTCCCCATGAAGGCGGGCCTGCCTCAGAAGGAGCCCGGCATTCAGGCGCGCTGGGAGGCCGAGAAGCTTTACGAGCAGCTGCGCGATGCCCGCCGCGGCCGGCCCAAGTTCATGTACCATGACGGCCCGCCCTATGCGAACGGCGACATGCATATCGGCCATGCGCTGAACCATACGATCAAGGACATGGTCTGCCGCACCCAGAACCTGCTGGGCAAGGACGCGCCCTATGTGCCCGGGTGGGATTGCCACGGCCTGCCGATCGAATGGAAGGTTGAGGAGCAGTACCGCAAGGCCAAGAAGAACAAGGACGAGGTTCCGCTCCTTGAATTCCGCGCCGAATGCCGCGCCTATGCCCAGCACTGGGTCGATGTGCAGCGCGGGCAGCTGAAGCGGCTGGGGGTGATGGCCGATTGGGATAACCCGTACCTGACCATGCAGCCCGAGAGCGAGGCGACGATCGTCGCCGAACTGCTCAAGTTCGCGGAGAGCGGCCAGCTCTATCGCGGGGCCAAGCCGGTGATGTGGTCCCCGGTCGAAAAGACGGCGCTGGCCGAAGCCGAGGTCGAGTACGAGGACATCACCTCGACCCAGATCGACGTGGCCTTCGAGATTGTCGAAAGCACGATCCCCGAACTGGTCGGCGCCCACGCGGTGATCTGGACGACCACGCCTTGGACGATCCCGGTGAACCAGGCGGTCGCCTATGGGCCGGAGGTCGAATACCGCCTTTGCCGGAAGCGCAACTATGATGGCCGCCAGTATCTGGTCGGACTGGAGCTGATGGCAGCTTTCGGCGCGCGCATCGGCGACGAACTCATTCCAGTCAAAGCACTAAAGGGCTCCGACCTCGCCGGCACCGTGGCCCGCCACCCGATGCACCACCTCGGCGGGTTCTTTGCCGAACCGCGGCCGTTGCTCCCCGGCGATTTCGTCACCATCGACAGCGGCACCGGCCTGGTCCACATGGCGCCCGACCACGGCGAGGACGATTTCGAGCTGTGCAAGGCGCACGGCCTGAACCCCAAGTTCGCGGTCGAAGGCGATGGCAAGTACCGCGAGGACTGGGGCTGGCTGGGCGGGCAGGGCTCGGTCATCAACCCCAAGTTCAACGCGCCCGACGGACCGATCTGTGCGGACCTGCGCGAAATTGGCTGCCTGCTGGCCGCCAGCGCCGATTATCAGCACAGCTATCCGCACTCGTGGCGTTCCAAGGCCAAGGTGATCTACCGCTGCACCCCGCAGTGGTTCGTGCCGATGGACCAGCCGCTCGCCTATGGCCGCACCCTGCGCGAAACCGCGCTGAGCGAGATCGAACGCGTCCAGTTCACCCCAGAAAAGGGCCGCAACCGGATCGGTTCGATGGTCGCGGGGCGGCCCGACTGGGTGCTCAGCCGCCAGCGCGCCTGGGGCGTGCCGATGACGCTGTTCGTCAACCGCAAGTCGGGCGACTACCTGGTCGATCCGGAAGTCAACGCGGCGATCATTGCCGCGGTCCGGGCCGAGGGGATGGACGCCTGGACCCCCGATACCGCGCACCGCTTCCTGGAAGGCAAGTACGATCCCAGCGAGTGGGAACCGGTTGCCGACATTCTGGACGTCTGGTTCGATTCGGGCGCCAGCCATGCCTATGTGCTCGACTCAGGGCGCTGGCCCGACCTCTCGTGGCCGGCCGACATCTATGTCGAGGGCAGCGACCAGCATCGCGGCTGGTTCCAGTCCAGCTTGCTCGAAAGCTGCGCCACCCGCGGCCGCGCGCCTTATGACCGGATCCTGACCCACGGCTTCACCATGGACGCCAAGGGCATGAAGATGTCCAAGTCGCTCGGCAACACGATCGACCCGATCAAGGTGATGGAAACCTACGGCGCCGACATCATCCGGCTGTGGGCGTTGACGGTCGACTTTACCGAGGACCACCGGATCGGCGACGAGATCCTGAAGGGCGTGTCCGACCAGTACCGCAAGCTGCGTAACACCTTCCGCTATCTGCTGGGCGCGCTCGATGGCTATGACCATGCGGCTGAGGGCGTCGAAGTGGCGCAGATGCCCGAGCTGGAGCGCTATATGCTCGGCCAGCTCAAGCGGCTCGACAGCACGATCCGCGCGGCGATCGATAGCTATGACTTCAACGAATATACCCGCGCGCTGACCGACTTCTGCAACGAGGACCTTTCGGCCTTCTTCTTCGATATCCGCAAGGACCGGCTCTATTGCGACGATCCGGCCGGGATCGAACGCCGCGCCTACCGCACCGTGCTGGATATCCTGTTCCAGGCGCTGGTCCGCTATGCCGCGCCGGTGCTGGTCTTCACGTCCGAGGAAGTCTGGGCCACCCGCTTCCCCGATCGCGGCAGCGTGCACCTGCAGGAACTGCACGAGCTGCCGGAAGAATGGCTCGACGATGCGCTGGCGGAGCGCTTTGCCGCGCTTCGCGCCCTGCGCGGGCAGGTGCTCGAAGCGATCGAACCGCTGCGCCGGGAGAAAGTGCTGGGTTCGGGGCTTGAGGCGGAAGTGACTGTCCCGGCCGATGCCCCCGAGGGCGATCTGGCCGAACTGTTCATCACCGCGAAAGTCACGCGCGGGCAAGGCGGCGGCGTGACCGTCACCCGAACCTCTGACCACAAGTGCGGCCGCTGCTGGCGCCACCTGCCCGACGTGGCGGAAGATGGCGATCTGTGCGGCCGCTGCGAAAGCGTGGTCGGCGCATGA
- a CDS encoding glycerophosphodiester phosphodiesterase family protein, producing the protein MTVWGRRIGFVLALAFLVLTFVNASWLADSPRGYVKLVAHRGLMQLPRPDAAGDCKAQAIEPPIHDFIENTLPALAQAKRLGAQMIEIDPAPTADGRFVLFHEAALDCRTNGTGPVSAQTLEQLKALDAGYDYSPDGGKTFPLRGLGQGLIPSLEEALATAGDTALLFNLRFADGATAARFVAALKATGRDPVARRDAFSGSEAALAPIRAAWPGVLAYSDEQVEACTRAYLWQGWLGLTPAACQGSMIAIPLNRQWAFAGWPNRLQARMEAAGAKVMLIGPSADKPRGLDLPEQVGEIPASFTGYVWVDDIWSVGPALRPAFNKRNPREQAELAKALDARRAARD; encoded by the coding sequence ATGACGGTATGGGGCCGGCGGATCGGCTTCGTTCTCGCCCTCGCCTTCCTGGTGCTGACTTTCGTCAACGCCTCGTGGCTGGCGGATAGTCCCAGGGGTTACGTCAAACTGGTCGCGCACCGCGGGCTGATGCAGCTGCCCCGCCCCGATGCGGCGGGCGACTGCAAGGCCCAGGCGATCGAGCCGCCGATCCACGACTTTATCGAGAACACCTTGCCCGCCCTCGCCCAGGCCAAGCGGCTGGGGGCGCAGATGATCGAGATCGATCCAGCCCCCACCGCCGATGGCCGGTTTGTGCTGTTTCATGAGGCGGCGCTCGATTGCCGCACCAATGGCACGGGCCCGGTCAGTGCCCAGACGCTGGAGCAATTGAAGGCGCTCGACGCCGGGTACGATTACAGCCCCGATGGCGGCAAGACCTTCCCGCTGCGCGGCCTTGGCCAGGGCCTGATCCCGAGCCTGGAAGAGGCGCTGGCCACCGCGGGCGATACCGCGCTGCTGTTCAACCTGCGTTTTGCCGATGGCGCAACTGCGGCGCGGTTCGTTGCGGCGCTGAAAGCCACCGGGCGCGATCCGGTGGCGCGGCGCGATGCCTTTTCCGGGTCAGAGGCCGCTCTCGCCCCGATCCGTGCGGCCTGGCCCGGGGTGCTGGCCTATAGCGACGAGCAGGTCGAAGCCTGCACCCGCGCTTACCTGTGGCAGGGCTGGCTCGGCCTCACCCCAGCCGCTTGCCAGGGCAGCATGATCGCCATTCCGCTCAACCGGCAGTGGGCCTTTGCCGGCTGGCCCAACCGGCTGCAGGCGCGGATGGAAGCTGCTGGAGCCAAGGTCATGCTGATCGGGCCCAGCGCCGACAAGCCGCGCGGCCTGGATCTGCCCGAGCAGGTCGGCGAGATTCCGGCAAGCTTCACCGGCTATGTCTGGGTGGACGATATCTGGAGCGTCGGTCCGGCGCTGCGCCCGGCCTTCAACAAGCGCAACCCGCGCGAGCAGGCCGAACTGGCCAAGGCGCTCGATGCCCGGCGCGCGGCGCGTGATTAA
- a CDS encoding bifunctional riboflavin kinase/FAD synthetase produces the protein MTIPRLLASDPMPDPLRGAIIALGNFDGFHLGHQAVAGEAIAWARAEGRPAIVATFDPHPVRFFKPDAAPFRLTTLDQRQELFAAAEADAMLVFAFDAELASTTAEDFMAKLLVERLGAAGVVTGEDFTFGKGRGGNIELLKTRGAELGLSSRAVGPVMLDGEVVSSSRIREALKTGDCETATRLLTRPFAIRGVVQHGDKVGRTIGFPTANLPLGNYLRPHYGIYAVSSQLADGTRLHGAANLGIRPSFDPPKELLEPHFFDWSGDLYGQEIEVAFHHFLRPEAKFDSLDALTQQMLVDCDQARKLLA, from the coding sequence ATGACGATCCCGCGCCTTCTTGCCTCTGACCCCATGCCCGATCCCTTGCGCGGCGCGATCATCGCGCTGGGCAATTTCGATGGCTTCCACCTGGGCCACCAGGCCGTGGCGGGCGAAGCGATTGCCTGGGCCAGGGCGGAGGGCCGCCCGGCGATCGTCGCGACTTTCGATCCGCACCCGGTGCGCTTCTTCAAGCCCGATGCCGCGCCGTTCCGGCTGACCACGCTGGACCAGCGGCAGGAACTGTTCGCGGCGGCAGAGGCCGATGCCATGCTAGTCTTCGCGTTCGACGCTGAACTGGCCTCGACCACGGCCGAGGATTTCATGGCCAAGCTGCTGGTCGAACGGCTGGGTGCGGCGGGCGTGGTGACTGGTGAGGATTTCACTTTCGGCAAGGGCCGCGGCGGCAATATCGAACTGCTCAAGACCCGCGGGGCCGAACTGGGCCTGTCCTCGCGCGCGGTCGGCCCGGTCATGCTGGACGGTGAAGTCGTCTCATCCAGCCGCATTCGCGAGGCGCTCAAGACCGGCGATTGCGAGACCGCGACCCGCCTGCTCACCCGCCCCTTCGCAATCCGCGGTGTGGTCCAGCATGGCGACAAGGTTGGGCGGACGATCGGCTTTCCCACGGCCAACCTGCCGCTCGGCAACTATCTGCGCCCGCATTACGGGATCTATGCCGTCTCCTCGCAGCTGGCGGATGGCACCCGCCTCCACGGCGCGGCCAACCTCGGCATCCGCCCCAGCTTCGACCCGCCCAAGGAACTGCTGGAGCCGCATTTCTTTGACTGGTCGGGCGATCTTTACGGGCAGGAGATCGAGGTGGCGTTCCACCATTTCCTGCGACCCGAGGCCAAGTTCGACAGCCTGGATGCGCTGACCCAGCAGATGCTGGTCGATTGTGACCAGGCACGAAAGCTCCTGGCATGA